Below is a genomic region from Zonotrichia leucophrys gambelii isolate GWCS_2022_RI unplaced genomic scaffold, RI_Zleu_2.0 Scaffold_544_34074, whole genome shotgun sequence.
GCCGTTCCGGTGGCAGAAGTGGTTGATCCTGAGCAGGGATTCCCGGGAGCAGCCCGtcaggcacacctggggggaaTGAAATAAATGGGGGTCACCAGGGgttggggggctcgggggggaaatgggggaaatggggacagtggggggggTTGGGGTACAAGGGGATTGGGCCCCAAAATGGGGGGGCTGTCTTGAAATGGGGGGATTCTATCCTAAAATGAAATGCTTCTACCCCAAAATGGGATGATCACACTCTGGAATGGGATAATATTCCAAAACCTGGGGGTatccaccccaaacctgtgacaatcccccccaaaaccccctcaaatccAGGAatattccccccaaaacccatgACAATCCCCCCAAACCTGTCAcaatcccccccaaacctgtcacaatcccccccaaacctgtgacaatcccccccaaaccccctcaaatcCAGGACTATCCACCCCAAACCCGTGACAATCCCCCCAAACCTGTGACAattccccccaatccccccaaacccgtgacaatccccccaaaacccctcaaatccAGGACTatccaccccaaacctgtgacaatcccacccaaacctgtcacaatccccccaaaacccctcaaatccAGGACTatccaccccaaacctgtgACAATCCCCCCAAACCTGTGAcaatcccacccaaacctgTCACAATTCCCCCCAAACCTGTCACAATCTCCCCCAAATCCATGACAATCCCAcccaatccccccaaacccatgACAatcccccccaacccccccaaacctgtgacaacccccccaaacccgtcacaatcccccccaaacctgTGACAATCCCCCCAAACCTGTCACAATCCCCCCAAACCTGTGACAATCCCCCCAAACCTGTCACAATCCCCCCAAACCTGTCACAATCCCCCCAAACCTGTGACAATCCCCTCCAAACCCGTGACAATCCCCCCAAACCCGTCACAATCCCCCCAGACCCCCGGATCTGTGTCCCCCCCCCTGGTACCGCGTCGAACTGGGTGAAGAACTCGAGGGGTTTGCTGTCCACGCTCTCGGGGTCGGCCCTGACCTCCACCATGGGGTTCAGGCTCTGCGCCCGCTCCAGAGAGGCCTCGGCGCGGTTCCGGCCCTGCGAGCCCGCGGGGATCAGGAACTGGGCCCGGCTCTCCtcgggggacacctggggacacaggggacattggggacaccatggggacaccatggggacattggggacaccatggggacaccatggggacattggggacagtggggacacagctctgggatcaGGAACTGCGCCCGGCTCTCCtcgggggacacctggggacagtggggacaccatggggacagtggggacagtggggacagtggggacagtggggacattggggacattggggacagtggggacaccatggggacaccatggggacagtggggacaccatggggacagtggggacaccatggggacacagctctgggacacctggggacactggggacagtggggacattggggacaccatggggacagtggggacaccatggggacattggggacagtggggacagaggggacaccatggggacattggggacacagctctgggacacctggggacattggggacagtggggacattggggacacagctctgggatcaGGAACTGCGCCCGGCTCTCCtcgggggacacctggggacaccatggggacacagctctgggacaccatggggacattggggacaccatggggacaccatggggacattggggacattggggacagtggggacaccatggggacagtggggacacaggcacagagctctgggatcaGGAActgggccctgctgtcccaTGGATGGAAGGGATGAAATTTCCatattttggggggaaaaccccATAGATGGAGACAATAAAAtccccagattttgggggaaaaaccccacgGATGGAAGGGATGagatttttttagattttggggctgttcctgaggggagcagagggaaaactCGCAAGGATAGAGGTGatggtgtgcccaggtgtgtgcccaggtgtgtgcccaggtgtgtgcccaggtgtgtgcccaggtgtgttcccagctgttcccagctgtgcccaggtgtgcccccctCACCTGTTGGTGGTCCAGCAGGGTGAGCCCCCTGACCCCGGCCAGGATCAGATTTTTGGCCACCTCGGCCCCCAGCCCGCgcagccccaccagcagcacccgCGACGCCCGCAACCTGCGAGGGGAGCCCaggaaaaatcagcatttaTCCTCAAAATAAAGCCTAAAAAATGGCAatgtgggaccccaaaacctgatagagtcaccccaaaccccatggggacaccccaagagCAAATAAGGACCCCCAGACCCCTTTAAagccaccccaaatcctcatgGAGACCCCCTAAAACCACACAGAGCCGCTCCTAACCCCtatggggaccccaaaaccccaacagagccaccccaaatccccatggagaccccccaaaatcacaacagagccaccccaaatccccatggagaccccccaaaatcacaaCAGAGCCGCTCCTAACCACTATGGGGATCCCCAAGACCAAATAAGGACCCCCAGACCCCTATAGAGCCATCCCTAACCCCTAAGGGGAGCCCAAAACCACAACAGAGCCACCCTTAAACCTtatggggacaccccaaaaccccaatagAGCCGCCCTTAAACCTTATGGGGACACCCCAAGACAAAATAaggacccccagaccccaacATAGCCACCCCTAAGCTCCatagggaccccaaaaccccaacagaGCCACCCTTAAACCTTATGGGGGAACCTAAAACCCCAACAGAGCCACCCCTAACCCCTATGGGGACCCCCAAGACCAAACAGAGACCCTCAGACCCCTACAGGGatcccccagagcccctccagAGCCCCCCTGAAGCTCCCACACGGCTCTTACCCGCCCATAGGGCCCCCAAAACCGATAGAGAGACCCCCACACACaaagcccctccagccccaccgACCTTTTCTGGGCCTCGAGCCCCCAGAGCCGGATCTGGCGGTCGTACTGAGCCGCCTCCTCCTCGCTGATGCCGCCGGGGCTGGACTCGTCTTTCTCCACCATGGCGGCGGCCCCCGAGACCACCCTGAGGATCCCACAAAGCCCCTCAAGACCCCTAAAAATCCCCTCTGAGCTTTTAAATCTCTCTGGGCACCTCAGAGCTCTTCACAGGCCATTAAAGCCCCTCAAAACCCCTCAAAGCCCCTCACGACCCCCTCAAACCCCTCACGGCCCCTCACGAAACTCgcggcgccccctggcggcccgCGCAAacccccgcgcccgccgccgctccaCATCCCGCCGGCCGGGGGGGACCGCACCGAATCCGCTCCCGGTACCCGCGGCCCCTCAGGAGAAAAGAACgttcagaggtttttttctgcccCTGTTTTATTCCGGTGTAACGGCGTGAGGCCGCGGTCACGGGTTTTGGAGCCCTGCCCTTGCGCCGTGTGGTACAATCCATGTtgttcccccccccccgctttcCTCGCTCAGATGGACTCGTCCTCCTCCCATTGTGGGCGTTCCCGCCGTCCCCCATTGGCTTCGTTAATCTCCGTCAGCCTCGTTAAGAGCCTTTCGGAAAGGTTCCGAGCGCGCCTTCGTCAGTCTTCGGAACGCGTCGGAGAACTTCGGGAACTCTCGGAGAGTTGTGGAGAACTTCGCGGAAATCCCGTGATTTCCCCGTCCCAAAGAGACGAAGCGGCCAAACCGGTGCAAAAATCCCGTCAATAATTAGAAAAATcgggggtgtttggggttttttttccctggttttacAAAAATCTATGTTGTTTTTTCCGAGTCACAGGCAAATCCCTAGCTCCCTTCCCGCTCCTCTCACCTCGCACAATTTTCCTATAAATTCAGGAAATTCGCtacattttgggggtttgggtttttgggtttttttgggccgAGCGATATTCGGATGGAGAGAAACATCCCGTGACCAGAGGAAATTCCCTGTCCTGAGCTGAACTCCACGTGgggagaggattttgggggaacaTCGAGTCCAATATCAACGGGCACAGGGGATTTGGCAGGGATTTTGGTAGGGAAAGAGGAATCTGTGAGGAGAAAAGACTCTAAATCTCCttataaaattttcttccagTGAAATTTCGCTCTAAAACTCTTAAGAAAATCCCCACGTACGAAGACTTTCGGAAAACCTCGTGAGAATTCGGAGAGCTTCGGAGGCGCTCGGAAACGCTCGGAAGCACCCGAAGAGCTCTTCGTGCATTCCCGCCGATTTTCGGCACCCTCCGAAGCGGCGGCGCTCGGCTGTTTCCGGCGGCGCTCGGCTGTTTCCGGCGGCCGCCAGGGCGCTGCCTCAGGGCGGGCGCCATTTTGTGTGTCCGCCCGCGGAGCGCGGGGCGCGGGCGGAGGAGCCGCCGGGCCGAGGCCCCCGCGCCGTTCAGTGACTGTGCCCCCCgttctccatcccctgcccGTTGCCCATGGCCGTGGAGAGCCCGAGTgtcccccccgccgccgccgcttccCCCCCCAGCCCGCACTGCACTCCCCCTTCTCCGTCCTGCCAcggcagctgcagcctcccccggccgccgccgccgctccaaGGGCACCATCACGGCCCGGACGAAAGGTCCAGTAACCGCCTCTCCCGAGCGCCTTCTCTGTGTGCCTGGGGGTCGGTCCGGCCCGCCGGACcaggtttggggagggggcggcgggaggggagggtgaggggagggggggggcaggcagggcccaggggctgaggggggGCGGcctggggggaggaggaggaggaggagggtgaggaagggCCACAGGGGGATCCGGGAggctctgaggaggaggagggtgaggaagggcctgagggggatttgggggggggtgaggaaggagctgagggggatttggggagggggcgtgaggaggaggaggaaggagctgaggggGATGTGatctggggagggggagcgTGAGGAGGAAGGGcctgagggggatttgggggggaacgtgaggaaggagctgagggcGGTTTGAGGAAGGGCCTGGCGGGGAtttgaggaggaagaagatgaggaaggagctgaggggGATTTGAGGAGGAAGGACCTGATAAGGGTGAGGAAGGGCTTGAGGGGGAtttgaggaggaagaagaaaaagctgagGGGGatttgaggaggaagaggagggtgaggaagggCCTGAGGAGAATTTgagggggtcctgagggggatttgaggaggaagaggagggtgaggaagggTTTGAGGGGGATTTGAGGAGGAAGGGCCTGAGGGGGatttgaggaggaagaggagggtgaggaagggCCTGAGGGGGATTTGAGGAAGGGCCTGAGGGGGatttgaggaggaagaggagggtgtggaaggagctgaggaggaTTTGAGCAGGGTGAGGAAGGGCCTGAGGGGGATTTGAGGAAGGGCCTgagggggatttgagggggtcctgagggggatttgaggaggaagaggaggttgAGGAATGGCCTGAGGAGAATTTGAGGGGGAtttgaggaagaggagggtgaggaagggTTTGAGGAGGATTTATGGAgttcctgaggaggaggaagatgggATGAAGGCAGGGCAGGCCTCAGGTGGCtgtgaggggatttggggacattttgggtgatttttgaggATAATCCCTGAGGGGTTGAAGGATTTAGCtcagttttggggggtttaacccaaattccaaattttggggggtttgaatCCTCCCTAAGGGGGTCCCGCCCCTTTTTTAGGGGATTTCTTTTGGGGAAGGGGTCAAATTCCCCTTTAGGAAATACTAAAACTCattttttggaaggttttaaGGTTTGAGGGGtttaaaccccattttttgggaggTTCAactccattttttggggggattaaaatcttcattttggCAGATTTTAActcattttttggggaattaaaatcctcattttggggcatttttagggTTTCACCTCTTTTTGGGCAATTTTTACCTCCAGAGGGAGGTTCTAGTTGGATTTTTAGggagatttaaattttttgggggaatttaaCAAACTTTAGGGGTATTTAGGCTGCTTGGATCATTTAACCCCTTTTTAGGAGGTTTTAGACCCTTTTCTGGGGGGTTTAACTCCTTTTTTTGGGATTAAAATCctaattttgggggattttaaagGTTCAGCTccttttggggaattttaatTTCCAGAGGGGAGCTCTTGTtgggcttttggggttttttgggggggaatttgacaattttttaataaatatttaggtATTGGGGGAATTTAACCCctattttgggggattttaacTCTTtttgtggtgtttaaccccatttttgggggtaaTCCTTAATAAGTTCTTCATTTCCacataaaaattcaatttatttccttaaaatccccccaaatctggatcaggaggtttgggggtccctgcagggatttaaaaagttccaaatttccaaatctgcccccaaaatttcccttttgGGGACCCTTCCCCACAATAACTCAGAGCCATTCCTGggatttctattattttagtagtTTAATCcaaataatgtgaaaaaaaacagaaaaaaatgaaaaatcatggaggttttggggaaaTTGTAGGGAAAATTGTAAATTTGGGGAGTTTATAagggaaattggggattttttaggggatAAAAGGTAAAAttggggggttttgagggtctttgtaaggaaaaaagggaatttgggggatatttttggggaaaaaagtgaatttctaggggaaaaatgtgatttttttagggaaaaaaaggcaaatttagggattttgggggtatttttagGAACAAAAGGGTCATTAAGGAAATTtgggggacatttttggggataAAAAGGTAAATCCAGGGAATTTGAGgctatttttaagaaaaaaaaaggtgaaataagggaattttttgggtatttttagggTAAAAGATGGAAATCCAGGCAGTTTGGGGGTTACTTaggaaaaatggtgaaataaGTGAGTTTTTAGGGtagttttagggaaaaaaagtgaatttttagGGTAAAAAACAGTGTATTTAGGCAGTTTGGGGgtatttttaggggaaaaagagcaaaatcagggagatttgggaatatttctttaaaaaataacgaaatccagggattttggggggttttgctgggaaaaaagcaaatgcagggaatttgggggggctGGGTTTCATTTCCATGGGGGCAATGGGTGGGAAATGGgtggaaaatgtggaatttttgcatttttggtgCCTTTTCCCCCCTTGCCTTGGTGCCCCCACGTGGAAATGCCCAAACCAAGCAGAACCCTCCCCAAAAAACGTCACAAAAGCACACaaagcccaaaaaaaaccccaaaaaaaccccaaaaaaacccaaaaatccaaagcagggccccaaatccagccccaaatccacagCAGGAACGTGGAAAAGTTGCTGGAAATGGCTGGAAATGTGTGAAAATCATCAACAAAGGTGGTAAAAAGCACCTCACACTGCCCCCCGCCcgtccaggtgtgcccagatgtgccccaggtgtgccccagatgtgcccaagtgtgcccaggtgtgttcaggTGTGTTCAGGTGTGCCCTAGTGTGCTCCATATTTGCCCAGATGTGTCCcaagtgtgcccaggtgtgtccagatgtgtcccaggtgtctccaggtgttcccagctgtgtccagatatgtcccaggtgtgcccaaatgtgtcccagtgtccctcagcTTTGCCCAGGTGTGGCCAGATGTGCTCCAGATTTGCCCaaatgtgcccaggtgtgcccaggtgtgtccagatgtccccagctgtgccccaggtgtgccctagTGTGCTCCAGGTGTGTTCAGGTGTGCCCAaatgtgtcccaggtgtgcccaaatgtgtcccaggtgtgttcaGGTGTGCCCTAGTGTGCTCCATATttgcccagatgtgccccaggtgtgttccaagtgtccccaggtgtgctccaggtgtgcccaaatgtgtccctgtgtccctcagctttgcccaggtgtgccctagTGTGCTCCAGGTTTGCCCAAGTGTGTTCAGGTGTGCCCTAGTGTGCTCCATATTTGCCCAGATGTGCTCCAGGtttgcccaggtgtgccccagtgtccctcagctTTGCCCAGatgtgtccaggtgtgcccagatgtGTCCCAGGTGATTCCAactgtgccccaggtgtgcccagatgtcccagatgtgccccagctgttcccaggtgtgtcccagtgtGCTCGgatgtgccccaggtgtgcccctggtgtccccagctgtgtccaggtatgtcccaggtgtgccccaggtgtgccccaggtgtgcccaaatgTGCCGCAGTgtccctcagctgtgcccaggtgtggccagatgtgccccagctgtgtccaggtgtgcccaggtgtgttcaggTGTGCCCTAGTGTGCTCCATATTtgcccagatgtgcccaggtgtgttccacgtgtccccaggtgtgtcccagctgtgtccaggtgtgcccaggtgtgctccaggTTTGCCCAAATGtgtcccaggtgcccccagatgtgccccagctgtgtccaggtgtgcccaggtgtgttcaggtgtgcccaggtgtgtcccagtgtccctcagctttgcccaggtgtgccctagTGTGCTCCAGGtttgcccaggtgtgcccaggtgtgccctagTGTGCTCCATATttgcccagatgtgccccaggtgtgttcaggtgtgttccaagtgtccccaggtgtgcccaagtgtgctccaggtgtgcccaaatgtgtcccagtgtccctcagctttgcccaggtgtgccccaggtgtgccctagTGTGCTCCATATTtgcccaggtgtgttcaggTGTGTTCCAAGTGTCCcaaggtgtgcccaggtgtgtcccaggtgtttCCAgatgtgtcccagtgtccctcagcTTTGCCCAGATGTGCTCCAGGTttgcccaggtgtgttccaagtgtccccaggtgtgcccaggtgtgtcccagtgtccctcagctttgcccagatgtgcccaggtgtgcccaggtgtgccctagTGTGCTCCAGGTTtgcccaggtgtgttcaggtgtgttccaagtgtccccaggtgtgctccaggtgtgccccagtgtccctcagctttgcccaggtgtgcccagatgtgccccaggtgtgccctagTGTGCTCCAGGTttgcccaggtgtgttccaaGTGTcgccaggtgtgtccaggtgtgccctagtgtgtgccaggtgtgcccaaatgtgccccagtgtccctcagctgtccccaggtgtggcCAGATGTGCTCCAGGTTTGCCCAAGTGcatcccaggtgcccccagctgtgtccaggtgtgttccaagtgtccccaggtgattccaactgtgcccaggtgtgtcccaggtgtgtcccgaTGTGCTCCAGATGTGCCCAGATGTgcccttggtgtccccagctgtgtccagatatgtcccaggtgtgtcccagtgtacgccaggtgtgcccaggtgtgcccagaggTGCCCatgtgtgtcccaggtgtgcccaggtgtgcccagatgtGTTCCAGGTGTGCCCTAGTGTGCTCAGATGTGCCCCAGatgtacccaggtgtgtccctcagggtgcccaggtgtgccccaagGGTCCCCAGCTTTGCCCAGGGGTGTCCCAGTGtaccccaggtgtacccagatgtgccccaggggtgcccagctgtggatcagggctgcccaggtgtgccccaagtgtccccaggtgtgttccaggcatacccaggtgtgcccttgGCATACCCAGGGGTGCCCCAGGTGTctcaggggtgtccccagctgtgcccggatgtgtcccagatgtccccaggtgtgccaggtggctccaggtgtgcccaggtgtgtctgggtgtccccaggtgtgcccttgGCATAcccaggggtgcccagctgtgccccaggtgtgtaATGGGAtggccaggtgtccccaggtgtgccccagatGTGCCCTAGGTGTCCCCAggcatgcccaggtgtgccccaggtgtgcccagctgtgccctccaaaatcccagaaaaatcccatttttttctcccaaaccCAGCAAATCCCTGGGGTTGTTCTAGAGAGGATCGGGAGGATccacaattcccattttccctccaaaccccatccaattCCTgccattttccaccccaaaaaacccagaaaaatcccatttatttcccagaaaaatcccatttatttcccagaaaaatgcaatttttttccgCAAAAAgacccagaaaaatcccatttatttcccagaaaaatcccatttttttccacaaaataccccataaaaatcccatttatttcccagaaaaatcccatttttttccccaaaaacccccataaaaaccccagtttttggccgaaaaatcccatttttttccccaaaataccccatttaaaccccattttttcactgaaaaatcccagaaaaattccatttatttttcccaaaacaccccataaaaaccccatttttttctgaaaaatcccattttttcgccaaaaaaaccctgaaaaatcccattt
It encodes:
- the SAE1 gene encoding SUMO-activating enzyme subunit 1, with translation MVEKDESSPGGISEEEAAQYDRQIRLWGLEAQKRLRASRVLLVGLRGLGAEVAKNLILAGVRGLTLLDHQQVSPEESRAQFLIPAGSQGRNRAEASLERAQSLNPMVEVRADPESVDSKPLEFFTQFDAVCLTGCSRESLLRINHFCHRNGVKFFSGDVFGYHGFMFCDLGLHEFV